A genomic segment from Glycine soja cultivar W05 chromosome 18, ASM419377v2, whole genome shotgun sequence encodes:
- the LOC114394959 gene encoding gibberellin-regulated protein 4-like — translation MAKFFAAMILALIAISMLQTVVMAANEQGGHLYDNKSKYGSGSVKRYQCPSQCSRRCSQTQYHKPCMFFCQKCCRKCLCVPPGYYGNKAVCPCYNNWKTKEGGPKCP, via the exons ATGGCTAAGTTCTTTGCTGCTATGATCTTGGCACTCATTGCCATTTCCATGCTTCAAACAGTG GTTATGGCTGCTAATGAGCAAGGAGGCCACTTGTATGACAACAAG AGCAAATATGGAAGTGGGAGTGTCAAGAGATACC AATGCCCATCACAATGCTCGAGGAGATGTAGCCAGACCCAATACCACAAGCCCTGCATGTTTTTCTGTCAGAAGTGCTGCAGGAAATGCCTGTGTGTGCCCCCGGGGTATTATGGTAATAAAGCTGTGTGCCCTTGCTACAACAACTGGAAGACCAAGGAAGGAGGACCCAAGTGCCCTTGA
- the LOC114397652 gene encoding aquaporin NIP2-1-like, with translation MEGTTSQSTFTFIPSTIETPSPSIPEISSSSPSPGGSLARVAQSYPPGFPRKVFAEVIGTFLLVFVGSGSAGLSKIDESMVSKLGASLAGGLIVTVMIYSIGHISGAHMNPAVSLAFTAVRHLPWPQLPFYVAAQLTGAISASYTLRELLRPSDEIGGTSPAGSHIQALTMEMVSTYTMVFISMAVATDSNATGQLSGVAVGSSVCIASIVAGPISGGSMNPARTLGPAIATSYYKGLWVYFVGPITGAVLAAWSYNVIRDTEHPGFPISLSSISSKVRQSIGGTEQKSDQRCLV, from the exons ATGGAGGGGACCACCAGCCAAAGCACGTTTACCTTCATCCCTAGCACAATTGAGACACCTAGTCCAAGCATCCCTGAGATTTCATCGTCATCACCTTCCCCTGGCGGCTCTCTTGCAAGAGTTGCACAAAGTTACCCTCCTGGATTTCCCAGAAAG GTATTTGCGGAGGTTATAGGGACATTTCTGTTAGTGTTTGTGGGGAGTGGTTCTGCTGGGCTTAGCAAGATTGATGAAAGCATGGTGTCAAAGCTTGGAGCTTCACTTGCAGGAGGACTCATAGTGACGGTCATGATTTACTCAATTGGACACATCTCAGGGGCACACATGAACCCAGCTGTTTCGCTTGCTTTTACCGCCGTGAGGCATCTTCCGTGGCCACAG CTCCCATTTTATGTAGCAGCTCAACTCACTGGAGCCATTTCTGCTTCATACACATTGCGAGAGCTGTTACGGCCATCAGATGAGATTGGGGGAACTTCACCTGCTGGATCACACATTCAAGCCCTAACCATGGAAATGGTGAGCACATACACCATGGTGTTCATTTCCATGGCCGTGGCCACTGACTCAAACGCG ACAGGACAGCTATCAGGAGTTGCAGTAGGTTCTTCTGTTTGCATAGCAAGCATTGTAGCCGG ACCAATATCAGGGGGATCAATGAACCCAGCAAGGACATTAGGTCCTGCAATTGCAACATCATACTACAAGGGACTTTGGGTATATTTTGTTGGACCGATTACTGGGGCAGTTTTAGCAGCATGGTCTTACAATGTGATTAGGGACACTGAACACCCTGGTTTTCCCATTTCACTATCCTCCATTTCATCCAAGGTGCGCCAAAGCATTGGTGGAACCGAACAAAAAAGCGACCAAAGATGCTTGGTgtga